A segment of the Aureliella helgolandensis genome:
CTCCAATTTCATCGGGGCGGTGCCACTTGGTCAACACGTCGGACAACGATTTGGCGCGGCCGTCATGCAACAAACGCACTTTTTGATAGACGCCAACGAGGCTGGGCGTGTTGTAGCCCTCATATGCGTCGGAGGCTGAATTGAGCCCGACATCATGAATCTCACCATCGGTGAACAGGTTCCCAGAGTGGCAATTGGCGCACCCAACATCCTCGCTCTCAAACAACAACTTCCCGCGACTCGCGGCGTCACTCAGCTGCTTGCCCTCCAGCAGGAAGGGGTTCGGCGGATAGTTGCAACTTGCCAAGTAGGCCTGCAGAGCCAAGAGCTCCTGGTCCGAAACCGCTTCTCCCTGCATGGTGGAGACAAAGGAATTCTGAATCGACTCCTCTAAATCCTCTTGCCAACCATGCCAGGTCCAGGGCCCAGTCTGCGAAACGGAAAACAGGGGCAGCACGGTTTTCGTGGTCAGCTCCGTTCCGTCATTCCAAGTGTCCATGGCCTTTGCATTGGAACCACCATCCAAATGGCAAGAGGCGCAACTATACCACTGGTCTAAACTGTACGCCGCATCATGAAAGATCTCCATCCCTCGATGAACCAACAGTTGGTTCTCTTCCTGGGGAGTAGGGCCCAGAGCGATGGTTCGCTCGACTTGCTTCGATTCGATATCGACAATCTGAATGCAGTCCAGCGTCTGATTCGCCACGAACATGCGACGATTGTCGGGGGCAGACTGCACACCCAGTGGTCGGCCGCCCAGCTCAATGCGGTAGAAAAGATCTTGATCGCGCATCAACTCTGGATCAATTAAATCCCCCGGTCCTCCAGCACCGACGAAGGGTAGATCGTGATGGCGATAGACCAGCAGCTCATGAGTCCCGGACGATGTAACGACGATTCGTTTTTCATCGGGAGTCAGAGCGAGTCCATGGGGATCGGCCATCGCCCGCCGAGGCACGTCCAACGAAATCGCTTCTCGGTACGCGGGACCATCTAGACGAATGCGAGCTAGCCGGCTAGCCAAGACCCACCCCAATTGAATATTGCGCACGTCAATGGGATTGGTGCGATAGATCATCCAAGGGAAATAGGCGCGAGTCCCATCTGCGGAACAGCGCACATGCCCAATGTTGATTCCTCCTACAATGGGCTCCTCATACAGCACGGAACCGGTTTCAGTATCGATGACCGCCAACTGACTATCTCCGCTCAAGCCCACCACGAGGCGTGAGCCATCCGGAGAGACATCCATAAAACGCGGCCACCTCCCGACTGGAAATCGTCGAACGAGAGTCGCCTCTGAAGAGGTAGCCGCTGCCAGCTCTGCGTCTCCAGATTCAGATCTCGAAGTACTAGACAACGATGCGTCGCGTTGAGGTGTCAGTCGAATTTCTGCGGCTTCACCAGTTGCCATCAGTCCCACAAACAACCTTTGGTGAGCAAGATCTACCGCCAGTCCCATCGGTAACCACCCAACATGCAATGTTTGGTCATGCTGCAGCCGCCCGTTGTCCAGTGAAATAAACTCGAGCGTTCCGCTGTCGCGGCAGCTGACCACGAAACTTCGTTCACTTAATGGAGCGATGGCAGCCGGTCGCTTCGCAATGGACAATTCATCCAATACGGAACCGGACGCAAGCTCGACGAGCGTTACAGAATTCGATAATTCGTTGGCTGTAACCGCTAGCGTCTCGCGTTCCAGCAGGACGAGATCGACCGGCCCACGAAAGACAGCTGGCAAGTCGCCTGCGGTCCGCGACGGCAAGTCAGCAGCCAGCGAGCGTTGGTCGCTCGAGGTGGCCACGGCAAGCACCCCCAACAGGAGCCCAGCCCACACGGAAGGGTAAGGTCGAGTAAGCGGCTGAATCATGGCTACAGCATTCCCTGAAAGGTGAATATTCGATCCGGACGCGGCGCACAAAATCATGGCAAAATACTCGGCGCGATTGCGCCATTTTGCCATTTGCCAGAACCACCTGCGTTCCCTATTGACTATCATATCTGGTACATTCCCACCAAGGCTGATCGGTAGTCGATGGTAATGACGGTAAATCCTATTTTTTGTTGCCCGACGATGAACATCAATATCAACGTCAATATTCGAGTGCCAACAACTCGCAGCAGTGAGTCGGACTATATCGTACCCATCGTAGCAGAAGTCTTGGCCTCCTCGGCCCTGTTTGAAGACACCCTCCAAGCTGGAGCGGGGGATTTCGTAGCTGACACCCCGGAAGAATTCGTGGTCGGGCGCGTATGGGCCGAGCGGCTTGATTGCGCGTTGGCAGAACAACACGGCTTTCCGCTACTCCACATTTGCGACGCTGCTTCGGGTGCCTGGCTGCACGCTTACGAAACATTAACCCAAAAGAAGTCAGATCATTTTCGCAACGATCTCGTCGAAGATTTTGTGGCCGATGTAATTTTTGTCCATGAAGCCCTGATTCATCCGGAAATTGAAGACCGACTGGCGGTGATGAGCCCTGTTCTGCAAGCAATCTCCTGCGACAGCTCTCTGTTGTTAATGCAGCATGAATACGGCCAACAGCATCATCTTGAGGATGCAGAATATCGCGATTTGGGTTTCAAGAAGATTGCCTTAAGCAATCTGCTATTGCGCGATAACCATTTTCGCCACCCCTTCACCGATGAACATCCTCATGGGCGAGAAATCGCCTTCTTTGCAAATATTGAGCATGAGGAATGGCTCAATCAAAACTGGGATTCCTTGATCGTTGACCATCCCTCGCTGTAGCCCTGCGCGCGGGGCGAGAATTTGGTGTTGGAAAATGGTGCAAGGGGCAACGCGTAGCCGCATCTGCTTCCCTGAACTTTGATTGGCTGGTGTTCCCCCCCCTAGGCTGCCGCACGAACGGATTGGAAGAGTTCGTTCAAACGCCTCTGGCATTTCCCCCAGTCATACCACTGCCCATCGATAATGGCTTCGGCTGAGATCAACGTACCATCCGCAGTGGATTCGATCAGGATCCTCATCTCACCATCGATGGAACAGAGATCCGCAGGGATCGAGGCGGTGAGCCGGCAGTGTGTTGATTCTTGCTCAACGCGCGTCAATTGGTGTCCGTTTTCCGCCAAGCCGACAAGAATACTAGCAATGGCTTTGCCAGGAGGGAGTTTCAGCAATTCCCGATGCGATTTTCCAGTCCGAAATCCTAAGGCAGTCGATATTGGCTTGGAGAGTTTGGCCGCCATGCGCGTCGAAACGCCTCCGGTCAGCGGTTGCACCACTTGGTCCATAAAATCCAGAAAGCTATCGCCATTGAGCTTCTTGGTTGCCCGCGCTTCAGCAAACTTGATCTCTTCACGCACCTCGGCGACCGCGATGATGGTCGCATAATCGATTGAACTCTGCCAATCCACGACGGGAGGTAGTGTGGGTTGCCCCTGCAGTTGGCAGCCGCAATGACTGCAAAACTTACCGTCCGCCGGCTTGCCACATTCACTGCAGTACATTTGCTAGCCTTTCCAACTTGAATTTGGGCCGAAGTCTTCTCCTCTAGTTAGATCGGCTGTTTGCCCCCTCCCATTGCGAGAAATTAGCTTCTAATTCTTGCCTCCAACGCACCGTCAAAGATTTGCAGCCCATCCCGACTCTTGTGGGTCAACGCTAAACAGTAGCCGAGGCGCGAGTGTCGAAACTACAGTCTGCGTCTCTCATACAGAAAGCACTCGCTTGTCCGTTCCGCTCCTTGGAGTCGGAGTCGCTGCTCAGACGCTTGCCGAAACCTCCCTCTCTCAAGCTCGCGGGGGCGGAAGCAGGTGCCGACGAGTCGCTTCGCCTACCGATTCCACTTCATCAGCACAGTGTACAACCTGAACCGCAACCTGTATCCGAACCGAGCATTTCACAACCCCTGGTACAGCAGATGGGGCCATTCCACATCCTTCATTCAACATACTTCATTCCATCTTTCCGTCTCCACCTTTCCGTCTCCACCTTTCCGTCTCCACCTTTCCGTCTCCACCTTCCTCTTCCTTCCCCTCGTCTCGTACAATGATCAGTCCCACTTCAAGGCATTCTTCTGGACGGCTCCCGAAGGGCTGATCATCACCCTCGATCGCGGCCACCAGCAACTCGCAACAACGGCAGCAATAGCAAAGAGTAACTTCAGAGCGAACTGGTCTTCTCTGTAAAATTGCAGGCCCTGGTGAGGTAAGCTGCTTGACCGACCGGGCGATGATGGCAATGGTTGATCCACTGCATAGCAGCGTTCACCAGCTCTGGAAAATGCTAGAGACGTCATTCCCCAAAGCGTCGATGACTTACCGCGTTTTTTGAGATAAACGAAACGCAGCACATGCGGTGCTCTAGCAGCAATCCCGCAAAGTCGGCTTGCTTACTTGGGATCGCAGCGGTCGGCGGTTTTCCCAAGCACGGCATAGCGAACAAAGTCGATGATGCCTGCGAATCGGAAAGCGGGATCTACATAGTGCTCGATGACATAGAAAGCAAAATAGTAGGCGCGACAAAAGGCCCAAATTGAAATAAGAAAAAGTGTCAGCGAAGTTACATCAGGCATTCGGACAATCAGTAGAGTTGACGCCATGATGCCCAGGACAACAAAGAGCAATCCCTTAAACCAAAGGGCTCGGGGACTGGTAAGATTTGACATTCATGCTCCATCATTTTCAATGAGTAAATTTAAGCATTTGGGCGGGCCAATTGGGACCGCGAACGCACACGAAGCCCACGAAGCTTCATGTTGGGTGATGGATCTGCCCCCACCAAGCCTGCCGTAGTTGTCATTCAAATCTGCAAGCCTAAAGCGCCTCGTTCAACGCGTGTCTCTGATCCACGGAGGGGTAAAACCCGATCTCGAGGCTATTGATGCACGAGGGGCATTTTCAGGTTATCATAAGCGTTTGCAGTTGGACGCGTGGTTGACAGCAGCCCTTCAATTCTGCCGACTTTCAGACTCCTAAACGTCGGTTATGTGGCCGTAACATCCTCGGCATCCCCCTTCAATCCTCCCCCCTGCCAACCCAGCAGCTACTCTTTCCGCTTTCAAGGATTCTACCGATGACCTTTTCTCATCAAGCAACGCGCCGAAGCTTCCTGCAGGGCACGGCCGCCGCCGGTTCCGCCGCCTTCCTGGGCGCCTCCATGAGCCGCGCCTGGGCGCAGTCTCCCAACGAGCGCCCTGTATTCGCGACGATCGGTCTACGCAACCAAGGTTGGGGAATCACGGCCAAGTCGTTCAAATTTGCGGATTTTGCAGCCATGGCAGATGTCGATGCCAACGTGCTTGGGGAAAACATCGAAAAGGCGTCCATGCGACAAAGCAAGAAGCCGGACGCTTACAAAGATTACCGAAAAGTCCTTGACCGCAAAGACATCGATGCAGTCATGATCGCCACCCCTGACCATTGGCACACGAAGATTGCGGTTGAGGCAATGTACGCGGGCAAGGACGTCTACTGCGAGAAACCGTTGACACTGACCATCGCCGAAGGCAAGCTGATTGAGAAAGTTGTGGAAGAGACCGGACGCGTCTTCCAGGTTGGAACGATGCAGCGTTCCGAGTCCGAACAACGATTCCTGCTCGCCGTGGCTCTAGTGCAAAATGGGCGTATCGGTACGGTGCAAAAGGTAACCTGCGGCATCAATGGCATGGAGTCGTCTCCCGTGATTCCTGTTGTACCGGTGCCAGCCGAGCTCGATTGGGACTTCTGGCTGGGGCCAGCTCCCAAAGTCGACTACCGCGCCCTTCCTGAAATGCGCGAGGGCTACGGCGGCGGTGTCCCACTGTTCAGCAATTGTCACTACGCGTTCCGCAATTGGCACGAGTACTCCGGTGGCAAGCTAACCGACTGGGGTGCACACCATGTCGACATCGCCTGCTGGGCTCTGGGAGCCACCGAGACCGGCCCAAGTAAGATCACGCCGATCGAGTTCAGTCTGCCTGTGGAATACAAGGATGGCAACCCACTAGTTCACGATCAATACAATGCAGCCACCAGTTTCAAAATCGGAGTGGACATGCCGAATGAGGTGGAAATGATTATCACCAGCGAAGGTGACAACGGCATCTTGTTTGAAGGAACCAAGGGCCGTTTCTTTGTCAATCGCGGCAAAATCACAGGCAAGCCCGTGGAGGATTTGCAAGACAATCCGCTACCCGAAGATGCGATTGAAAAGGTCTACGGCGGACCAGTCAGTGAGAACCACACCGCCAATTTCATCGACAGTATGAAGTCTCGCAAACAACCGATTTCGGATGTCTGGTCCCACAATCGCATGCTAGAAATCTGCCACCTCTCTAACATTGCGATGCGTCTCAACCGCGAACTCGAGTGGGATCCGAAGAATCGCGAGATTGTCGGTGACGATCTGGCGAACTCCTTCCTGTCTCGCGAGTACCGCAAGGGGTTCGAAATTAACATGTAGTCTCCAGCCAACTGGGCTGCGAGCGTGCTATTCCAAGAGTTCGCCCCCACGCACATCAGGGTGTGGGGGCGTCATGGACAGAGACAATTCTTTTGAGCAGCATTGGCCTGGAGAGCACGAGAGCCGACTTATGACACTCGCATGAACAACGAGCAGGCAGAATCAGAAGCTGATCGGTCGATGCGGCGGCTATCGTATGGCGCTGTAGATGTTTTTGCGAATTTGTAGTAGGTCGGGATCATCATCATCGTCGCGAGGTAAGGGCCAATCGATAGGTTCTACCCCATTCTTTCCAAGTACTCCTTCAGAACTATCGCGTTGTTATGGCTCGTGTCTTTGGCAGCGTAGATCAGCAGAATGGGTTTGTCACCAGCTGAGTTCAAGAGCTCCCGAACGCACTTCAATTGAGCGTCAACTGCGAGCTCTCTCAAGTAGCGTTGACGAAACTCCGACCACTTCTCCAAGTCATGGTTGAACCATTTTCGCAATTCATGGCTGGGCGCCACTTCTTTGGCCCATTGGTCCAATTGCAGAGCTTCTTTCTTGACACCTCGTGGCCAAAGTCGATCGACTAATACGCGATAGTATTGCGGACTCTGGGGTAGAGCGTAGGCACGAGCTATGCGGATGGCGGAATCGGGTCGATTCATTTGAGTTACTCTTACAGCAATTAGTCTTGAGCTCGTCCGTGGTGGCAAGACTTGTGATGAACTGATTTCTTGCTGCCATTTGCACCTCCTTGCCCGCCCCATTCTCGCATTAGCCTACACCCAAGGTGATTGGATCTTCAAGGCTGAGTTCCCGCGCACCCCGTCACCGCGCCCCAGTCCGCGCCCCAGTCCGCGCTCATGCCAGCCCCCCGGCACCTGTCCACTGAAGTTGACTACCCTGGAACCCCTAGGCGACAGCAAGGGATTCAAAGCTGGCCAAATCGCGGCAATAGCAGCATTGAACGTTGCGGCATGCAGATTGCTCTCGCCGCTCCGAGAAGCTTCCTAGCCCTGCCAACTCGAGATTTAGAAAACCAAGATGGACGAGAAACTAGAGTCTATATTCTGGAATATTCAGCAACGCAATCAAGGTGAAACCGAATTTATTCAAGCGGTCAAAGAAGTACTTTTTTCGATGGGCCCAGTACTCGCCAAATACCCTAAGTTTGCTCAGCAAAAGATTATCGAGCGTATTTGCGAGCCGGAGCGGCAAATTATCTTCCGTGTTCCCTGGCAGGACGATCGGGGAGAGGTGCACATCAATCGTGGTTTCCGGGTGCAATTCAATAGTGCGTTGGGACCTTACAAAGGCGGCTTGCGTTTCAATCCATCCGTGAACCTTTCGATCATTAAATTCTTGGGTTTCGAACAGATCTTTAAAAACGCGTTGACCGGCATGCCGATTGGTGGTGGCAAAGGGGGGAGCGATTTTGATCCCAAGGGCCGCAGCGATGACGAAGTCATGCGATTCTGTCAGAGCTTCATGACGGAACTCTACCGACACATCGGAGAGTACACCGACGTGCCTGCGGGTGACATCGGCGTTGGCAAGCGGGAAATTGGCTATCTCTTCGGTCAATACAAGCGGATTAGCAATCGCTACGAGTCGAGCGTTCTGACGGGCAAGGGACTCAGTTATGGCGGTGCCTTGGTTCGCACCGAGGCGACTGGCTACGGGCTCGGCTATTTCGTGCAAGAAATGCTGGCCACTCGATCGGAATCGTTGGAAGGCAAGACTTGCATCGTCTCCGGTGCTGGCAACGTAGCCATCTACGCCATCGAAAAAGTCAGCCAGCTGGGTGGCCGCGTGGTAGCCTGCTCAGACTCTTCGGGGGTCCTATTTGACGAGCAGGGAATTAACCTCACGACACTCAAGCAGGTCAAGGAAGTCGAGCGATTGCCAATTGAGAGCTACTGCAAGACGCACAAGCATGCACGCTATCAACGTGGTGGCAACCTATGGAGTATCTCTTGCGACGTTGCCCTTCCTTGCGCAACTCAGAACGAACTCACTGGCAAAGATGCAGCGACCCTTTTGAACAATGGGTGTATCGCAGTTGCCGAAGGTGCCAACATGCCCACGACGCCAGAGGGAGTTGAATTATTCATTGAATCGGGCATTGCCTACGCACCGGGCAAGGCCGCGAATGCAGGTGGCGTGGCCACCAGCGCTCTGGAAATGCAGCAAAATGCATCGCGCGACGCTTGGTCTTTTGAATTCACCGATCGCAAATTGGCCAGTATTATGAAAGACATTCATGGTCGTTGCCTCGAGACTGCCGAGGAGTTCGGCGCACCTGGCAACTATGCATTGGGCGCAAACATCGCAGGCTTTATGAATGTCGCCGATGCGATGCAGGCCATGGGCTTAATCTAGTTCGAGCCCATCCCCGGGCCCTCCAGCTACGTCCAGACAATCCCGTCAATCTCGCCTGGCGGTTTTGGCGTTGACAAGGTGGGTCTGTTTCTCCAGCCTGTAGCCATTCAAAGCATCACAGGCGTAGCGAGGCATAGGGCACGTATGACGGAAACCGAGCGAAGTTTTTATCCGGCGGAAATGGCGGCTCACCTCGCCCGGCGATGGGCAGAGCAAAATCATCCCGCTGAAGGGCTTCCGGCAGATGATGCGTTAATCGTGCTGTTCGATCGACTCTATCAAGCGAGTTTGATGCGTGAAGAGGGGGAAGGGGTCAAGTGTAGGATCATTGTCGCGTCCCCCGACGATTTTCCGCAAAGCCTTGTCCAAGGAGTCGACCACCTTGTCGCACTAAGATTTACCGAAAGCAGCCCTTTTACTCCCCACAATGTCCGCAAGCTTGCGGGGGCTGCGGGCTACTATCGCGCCATGCTAGCGGTAGAGGTGCGCGATGCGAGCCCCCCTGCGATTTGGGGCATGATCATTACGGGTACCAGCTGGGTGAATCGCTTCGGGAGTGACCATTTTGAAGAGACGCCACTGCCCCCCAAACTGGTATTGCAAATACTTGCACCCGGTCACCTCATCGCAGCCTCAGGTTACACGCGAGTGTTCGAATCGACCGGAGGCAAATTGTTGACCGAGGGGTTTGATCCCTTCAACTCGCATTGGCTGCCCGAACGCTTCAGTACGCTGCGCAGTTCGCTGCTCGAAGAGTTGTCTGGAGCTACGCCCGGCCCCAGTGCCACCCAGTTGTGTGACAACTTCGTCAAAGATGTATCCCAGAGCGTGATTCGTCATGTTCTGAGTCTGGTTCGAACTCGCGGGCACGGTGGCATCTTGGCCTATTTGCCTGACGACTCAGACAACGGCGTTTTGACCAATCAATGGTTTCGGTTCCGAGTGCGTTTTACGGCCGACCTCCCCTCCCTTTGGTTTCGCACCCTGCTGGGCAGACTTATCAAACGCGTGCTGAAGGTCGGTGGAGGACTGGGGCTGCCCATCTGTACCTGGAATGACTATCGCAAAATGCATGACGCGGAAATCGCAGAACTGGATGAAGCCCTCATTGGATTGGGGCATTTCCTAGCAGATCTCATGTGCGTCGATGGCGCCCTCGTTCTTGGAAGCGATTTTCGATTGATCGGATTCGGTGGGGAAATCCTGGGAGAATTGCCAGTGTTCAAGATCCATCGGGCACTCGATCTGGAGGCTGAGAGTTCCCTGATGGAGCCCGCAGACACCTCGGGAACCCGCCATCGATCGGCCTACAGGCTGGTTAGCGGTGCCCGAGATACGATTGCCGTAGTGGTCTCCCAGGATGGAGACGTGCGATTCGTGGCACATCACTTAGGCCAGCTCACCTACTGGCCCTACCTTCCTTAGAACGCTACTCAATCGTGAGCTCAACTGCGTTGCAGTTGCACTCGCTTTTCGGCCGCCAATGGCCAGCAGTC
Coding sequences within it:
- the gdhA gene encoding NADP-specific glutamate dehydrogenase codes for the protein MDEKLESIFWNIQQRNQGETEFIQAVKEVLFSMGPVLAKYPKFAQQKIIERICEPERQIIFRVPWQDDRGEVHINRGFRVQFNSALGPYKGGLRFNPSVNLSIIKFLGFEQIFKNALTGMPIGGGKGGSDFDPKGRSDDEVMRFCQSFMTELYRHIGEYTDVPAGDIGVGKREIGYLFGQYKRISNRYESSVLTGKGLSYGGALVRTEATGYGLGYFVQEMLATRSESLEGKTCIVSGAGNVAIYAIEKVSQLGGRVVACSDSSGVLFDEQGINLTTLKQVKEVERLPIESYCKTHKHARYQRGGNLWSISCDVALPCATQNELTGKDAATLLNNGCIAVAEGANMPTTPEGVELFIESGIAYAPGKAANAGGVATSALEMQQNASRDAWSFEFTDRKLASIMKDIHGRCLETAEEFGAPGNYALGANIAGFMNVADAMQAMGLI
- a CDS encoding Gfo/Idh/MocA family oxidoreductase, with translation MTFSHQATRRSFLQGTAAAGSAAFLGASMSRAWAQSPNERPVFATIGLRNQGWGITAKSFKFADFAAMADVDANVLGENIEKASMRQSKKPDAYKDYRKVLDRKDIDAVMIATPDHWHTKIAVEAMYAGKDVYCEKPLTLTIAEGKLIEKVVEETGRVFQVGTMQRSESEQRFLLAVALVQNGRIGTVQKVTCGINGMESSPVIPVVPVPAELDWDFWLGPAPKVDYRALPEMREGYGGGVPLFSNCHYAFRNWHEYSGGKLTDWGAHHVDIACWALGATETGPSKITPIEFSLPVEYKDGNPLVHDQYNAATSFKIGVDMPNEVEMIITSEGDNGILFEGTKGRFFVNRGKITGKPVEDLQDNPLPEDAIEKVYGGPVSENHTANFIDSMKSRKQPISDVWSHNRMLEICHLSNIAMRLNRELEWDPKNREIVGDDLANSFLSREYRKGFEINM
- a CDS encoding c-type cytochrome, whose product is MAKWRNRAEYFAMILCAASGSNIHLSGNAVAMIQPLTRPYPSVWAGLLLGVLAVATSSDQRSLAADLPSRTAGDLPAVFRGPVDLVLLERETLAVTANELSNSVTLVELASGSVLDELSIAKRPAAIAPLSERSFVVSCRDSGTLEFISLDNGRLQHDQTLHVGWLPMGLAVDLAHQRLFVGLMATGEAAEIRLTPQRDASLSSTSRSESGDAELAAATSSEATLVRRFPVGRWPRFMDVSPDGSRLVVGLSGDSQLAVIDTETGSVLYEEPIVGGINIGHVRCSADGTRAYFPWMIYRTNPIDVRNIQLGWVLASRLARIRLDGPAYREAISLDVPRRAMADPHGLALTPDEKRIVVTSSGTHELLVYRHHDLPFVGAGGPGDLIDPELMRDQDLFYRIELGGRPLGVQSAPDNRRMFVANQTLDCIQIVDIESKQVERTIALGPTPQEENQLLVHRGMEIFHDAAYSLDQWYSCASCHLDGGSNAKAMDTWNDGTELTTKTVLPLFSVSQTGPWTWHGWQEDLEESIQNSFVSTMQGEAVSDQELLALQAYLASCNYPPNPFLLEGKQLSDAASRGKLLFESEDVGCANCHSGNLFTDGEIHDVGLNSASDAYEGYNTPSLVGVYQKVRLLHDGRAKSLSDVLTKWHRPDEIGGGMVLSDEQREDLIAYLKSL
- a CDS encoding putative sensor domain DACNV-containing protein is translated as MTETERSFYPAEMAAHLARRWAEQNHPAEGLPADDALIVLFDRLYQASLMREEGEGVKCRIIVASPDDFPQSLVQGVDHLVALRFTESSPFTPHNVRKLAGAAGYYRAMLAVEVRDASPPAIWGMIITGTSWVNRFGSDHFEETPLPPKLVLQILAPGHLIAASGYTRVFESTGGKLLTEGFDPFNSHWLPERFSTLRSSLLEELSGATPGPSATQLCDNFVKDVSQSVIRHVLSLVRTRGHGGILAYLPDDSDNGVLTNQWFRFRVRFTADLPSLWFRTLLGRLIKRVLKVGGGLGLPICTWNDYRKMHDAEIAELDEALIGLGHFLADLMCVDGALVLGSDFRLIGFGGEILGELPVFKIHRALDLEAESSLMEPADTSGTRHRSAYRLVSGARDTIAVVVSQDGDVRFVAHHLGQLTYWPYLP
- a CDS encoding DUF488 domain-containing protein; translation: MNRPDSAIRIARAYALPQSPQYYRVLVDRLWPRGVKKEALQLDQWAKEVAPSHELRKWFNHDLEKWSEFRQRYLRELAVDAQLKCVRELLNSAGDKPILLIYAAKDTSHNNAIVLKEYLERMG